The Arachis hypogaea cultivar Tifrunner chromosome 14, arahy.Tifrunner.gnm2.J5K5, whole genome shotgun sequence genome has a segment encoding these proteins:
- the LOC112744312 gene encoding uncharacterized protein yields the protein MRCKKHLPDLSSTIGVCATCLRERLIAILAAQAQAQAQAHAQVQLTRNASRTSDERSRNNDANPPPLVFPRSVSPYVSRRKSDYAAAWNSSDDARDRLFYSTPQLGPTYGGNSEFEGGPRPSKKRLSKFWKFSNLFRTRSEKYRTDPSCEKPSPSASPSWFSTFFPSRRKNQDRTGTAENSAHAPGTRRRYHHRVTDRGMSPVRTDDFGDECDRSPSGSGYASESSPQWRRTPLSTATPARRSRLGHAKSISGSGMAICLSPLVRASPKMAAAVEVRAAAAKPHLSAAASFCANRSRKLADFGRVNHNR from the coding sequence atgaggtGTAAGAAACACTTACCTGACCTTAGCAGTACCATCGGCGTCTGTGCCACATGTCTCCGTGAACGCCTCATAGCTATACTCGCTGCTCAGGCCCAGGCCCAGGCCCAAGCCCACGCTCAGGTTCAACTCACTCGAAACGCCTCCCGCACCTCCGACGAACGTTCCAGAAACAACGACGCTAACCCGCCGCCTTTAGTCTTCCCTCGCTCCGTATCTCCCTACGTTTCTCGTCGGAAATCCGATTACGCCGCCGCGTGGAACTCCTCCGATGACGCCCGCGACCGGCTCTTTTACAGCACGCCTCAGCTTGGCCCAACCTACGGCGGGAATTCCGAGTTCGAAGGCGGACCGAGGCCGTCCAAGAAGCGATTGAGCAAGTTCTGGAAATTCTCGAATCTTTTCAGGACCAGATCGGAGAAGTATCGTACGGATCCGTCGTGCGAGAAACCGTCGCCGTCGGCGTCTCCTTCGTGGTTCTCTACGTTCTTTCCTTCTCGCCGGAAAAATCAGGATCGGACTGGAACAGCAGAGAATTCAGCTCACGCACCGGGAACACGGCGGCGGTACCACCACCGAGTGACGGATCGTGGAATGTCGCCGGTAAGAACGGACGATTTCGGTGACGAATGCGATCGGTCTCCGTCGGGAAGCGGATACGCTTCAGAGTCGTCTCCTCAGTGGCGAAGGACGCCGTTGTCGACGGCGACACCTGCGCGACGCTCGCGGCTAGGGCATGCGAAGAGTATTTCAGGTTCAGGCATGGCTATTTGCTTGAGTCCGTTGGTTCGTGCGAGTCCGAAGATGGCGGCGGCTGTCGAGGTTAGGGCGGCGGCGGCGAAGCCGCACCTCTCCGCCGCAGCGTCGTTTTGCGCTAACCGGTCCAGGAAGCTTGCGGATTTTGGAAGAGTTAACCACAACCGTTGA
- the LOC112744313 gene encoding probable purine permease 11: protein MTDNQEPMITDGTITKLPLTKYQRWQWWFLVALSILFLIVGQAAAVLLGRFYYDQGGNSKWMATLVQTIGFPILYIPFFIIPSSPETSTSSAPPSIKIIASIYFVLGIIIAADNMMYSIGLLYLSASTYSLICASQLAFNAVFSYFINSQKFTALIINSVVVLSLSSALLAVNDDKSEPSGASKKKYILGFLLTLGASAVYSLLLSLMQRTFEKVLKRETFSVVLEMQIYTSLVATCASAVGLFASGEWRTLHGEMETFGKGHVAYVMTLVWTAVAWQVCSVGVVGLIFLVSSLYSNVISTVSLAVTPIASLVVFHDSMNGVKIISLLLSLWGFASYIYQNYLDDTKARKRQAVEPKSRNDSLC, encoded by the exons ATGACAG ATAACCAAGAACCCATGATTACAGATGGGACGATCACAAAATTACCATTGACTAAATACCAGCGTTGGCAATGGTGGTTCCTGGTTGCACTTAGCATATTGTTCCTTATTGTTGGCCAAGCTGCTGCTGTTCTACTTGGAAGATTCTATTATGATCAGGGTGGCAACAGTAAATGGATGGCTACTCTAGTCCAAACTATTGGCTTCCCAATATTATATATTCCATTCTTCATAATTCCCTCTTCTCCTGAAACTTCAACTTCTTCAGCTCCTCCTTCCATCAAAATCATTGCCTCAATATATTTTGTTCTCGGGATAATAATCGCTGCCGATAACATGATGTATTCAATTGGGCTCCTATACCTCTCCGCATCTACCTATTCACTAATTTGTGCATCTCAATTAGCCTTCAATGCGGTTTTCTCATACTTTATCAATTCCCAAAAGTTCACTGCTTTGATTATAAATTCTGTGGTGGTTTTATCATTATCTTCTGCGCTTCTTGCTGTTAACGATGACAAATCAGAACCGTCGGGTGCTTCCAAGAAAAAATACATTCTTGGCTTCCTCCTTACCCTTGGAGCTTCCGCGGTTTACTCTCTTTTGCTCTCCCTCATGCAACGGACATTCGAAAAGGTCCTTAAAAGGGAAACATTTTCCGTTGTTTTGGAGATGCAAATCTATACTTCACTTGTTGCCACTTGCGCTTCCGCTGTAGGCCTATTTGCAAGTGGGGAATGGCGTACTTTGCACGGAGAAATGGAGACTTTTGGTAAGGGACATGTCGCGTATGTGATGACTTTGGTTTGGACCGCAGTAGCCTGGCAGGTTTGTTCTGTTGGTGTTGTTGGCCTTATTTTCTTGGTGTCGTCGCTATACTCGAATGTTATTAGTACTGTCTCTTTGGCGGTAACCCCCATTGCTTCTCTTGTAGTTTTTCATGATAGCATGAATGGGGTGAAGATAATTTCATTGCTTTTATCTCTATGGGGTTTTGCCTCTTATATCTATCAGAATTATCTTGATGAtacaaaagcaagaaaaagacaaGCTGTTGAACCGAAATCACGCAATGATTCTTTATGTTGA
- the LOC112744314 gene encoding acyl carrier protein 1, mitochondrial: MALRAAILRHVRIPLQTAPKLHHKQPQPWLASFRFMSSHDDHITKEEVTERVLAVLRDYPKVDPSKVTPNVHFEKDLGLDSLDTVEIVMALEEEFKLEIPDKEAEKIDSCNLAIEYISNHPMAS; this comes from the exons atggcaCTCAGAGCAGCCATCCTCCGCCACGTTCGCATCCCACTCCAAACTGCACCAAAACTGCATCACAAGCAACCACAGCCATGGCTCGCTTCCTTCCGCTTCATGTCTTCGCACGACGATCACATCACCAAAGAAGAGGTCACCGAAAGAGTCCTCGCTGTCCTCAGAGATTACCCCAAAGTCGATCCTTCCAAG GTGACTCCAAATGTACATTTCGAGAAGGATTTGGGTTTAGATAGCTTGGACACTGTGGAAATTGTGATGGCGCTGGAAGAGGAGTTCAAGCTCGAGATCCCAGACAAGGAAGCCGAGAAGATTGACTCCTGCAATCTTGCTATTGAGTACATTTCTAACCACCCCATGGCTAGTTAA